Proteins encoded by one window of Companilactobacillus ginsenosidimutans:
- a CDS encoding IS30 family transposase codes for MSISTLSQFERGAIYQLLKDGNSHNEIARRMKLSKSTISNELSRVDPYDPVLAQEHADKMRRHCGRQSILSKDNAILIKQHLELTWSPEQIASELNLCFKSIYNWIYQGLIDFDSELLSDKSRRKKHKHETRGTFKVDETIETRPEEINTRKTFGHWEADTVLSSRGQSKACLATFVERKTRFVWAIKINDRTKESMNSAIKKMKSIFGENIKSITVDHGKEFSGFNDLADYYNLPVYFCHPYSPWERGTNEYFNRKLRWFFPKKTDFNSVSEDELLESLELINNRPLKILGWNTAIETFRDCVLKCSD; via the coding sequence ATGAGCATATCTACTTTATCACAGTTTGAGCGCGGAGCCATATATCAATTATTAAAAGATGGTAATTCTCACAATGAAATTGCAAGAAGGATGAAGTTGTCCAAATCTACAATTAGTAATGAACTCAGCCGTGTCGATCCGTATGACCCTGTTCTGGCACAAGAGCACGCTGATAAAATGAGGCGCCATTGCGGAAGACAATCAATACTGTCAAAGGATAATGCCATTCTGATTAAGCAACACCTTGAGCTAACTTGGTCACCTGAACAAATAGCTAGTGAATTAAACCTGTGTTTTAAATCCATCTACAACTGGATTTATCAGGGGTTGATCGATTTTGATTCAGAACTATTATCAGATAAATCTCGTCGTAAAAAGCATAAACATGAGACACGTGGGACTTTCAAAGTTGATGAAACCATAGAGACGAGACCCGAAGAAATTAATACTCGTAAGACCTTTGGACATTGGGAAGCTGATACTGTCCTATCTTCACGTGGACAATCAAAGGCTTGCTTAGCAACGTTTGTAGAACGTAAGACAAGATTCGTCTGGGCGATTAAGATCAATGATCGTACTAAGGAATCAATGAATTCAGCGATAAAAAAGATGAAATCAATCTTTGGTGAAAACATTAAATCTATAACAGTGGATCATGGAAAAGAGTTCTCAGGATTCAACGACTTGGCCGATTATTACAATCTTCCAGTCTATTTCTGTCATCCATATTCACCATGGGAACGTGGAACTAATGAGTACTTCAATCGAAAACTACGTTGGTTCTTTCCAAAGAAAACAGACTTCAACAGTGTTTCTGAAGATGAGTTGCTGGAATCATTAGAATTGATCAATAATCGACCATTAAAAATACTTGGCTGGAACACGGCCATTGAGACGTTTAGGGATTGTGTATTGAAGTGTTCGGATTAA
- a CDS encoding 2,3-bisphosphoglycerate-dependent phosphoglycerate mutase — protein MVKLILVRHGESIANAENRYTGWNDVDLTEKGIEQTHETAKKLQNLDIRHVWTSVLKRAISSAYIIQDDLDLNYLPITKAWQLNERHYGALRGQNKDATRREYGAKQVQIWRRSFYAFPPKLDAPDLRVGPYKYVDPKAMPASESLHAAYLRIIPYYLDNIVPELKDGKDQLVVAHGSTIRAMIKYLDNVSDTDIDGVEVANGEPLIYEFDDSFTLINTNRTIKK, from the coding sequence ATGGTAAAACTAATTTTAGTAAGACATGGCGAAAGTATCGCAAATGCGGAAAATCGTTATACTGGCTGGAATGATGTCGATTTGACTGAAAAAGGAATCGAACAAACTCATGAAACTGCTAAAAAGCTTCAGAATCTCGATATCCGGCATGTCTGGACATCAGTTTTGAAACGAGCAATCTCGTCAGCGTACATAATTCAAGATGACTTGGATTTAAATTATCTGCCAATCACCAAGGCCTGGCAGTTAAATGAACGTCACTACGGAGCTCTTAGAGGGCAAAATAAGGATGCAACTAGAAGGGAGTATGGAGCTAAGCAAGTTCAGATCTGGAGAAGAAGTTTTTATGCATTTCCTCCCAAGTTGGATGCACCTGATCTGCGAGTAGGACCATATAAGTATGTGGATCCTAAAGCAATGCCTGCTTCTGAAAGTCTTCATGCAGCATATTTGCGAATAATTCCTTATTATCTTGATAACATTGTTCCTGAATTAAAAGATGGCAAAGACCAGTTAGTAGTTGCTCATGGAAGCACTATTAGAGCCATGATTAAATATTTGGATAATGTAAGTGATACGGATATTGACGGTGTTGAAGTTGCAAACGGGGAACCTTTAATCTATGAATTTGATGATTCTTTCACCTTAATCAATACAAATAGGACAATAAAAAAATAG
- a CDS encoding cation diffusion facilitator family transporter: MEHSEVTGRRFFAVTLLNIIITIAEFFGGIISGSLGLLSDAVHNLEDSLSIVISYVANLIGRKSTDSAKTFGYKRAEILAAFVNSSILIVITILMIIESIRRFRTPQHINGTLMMVVSLIGLIANFISMAALWGGSKDNLNIKATFLHMLSDTLSSVGVVIASIFVTLFQWYWVDPFITIVIAVWLLKEAFDVVKETINILMEASPDIDLNEVKKAVLTVPDVVGIHHIHDWMIDENYIIFDAHINVTKNCNMDELEKIYSQIEKILKDQFNVSHVTLQAECTRGLKEPLIF, from the coding sequence ATGGAACACTCAGAAGTTACTGGTAGAAGATTTTTTGCCGTAACATTATTAAATATTATTATCACCATCGCAGAATTCTTTGGTGGTATCATCTCCGGTAGTTTAGGCTTGCTTTCCGACGCCGTGCACAATTTGGAAGACTCACTTTCAATTGTGATTTCCTACGTTGCCAACCTAATTGGACGTAAGAGCACCGACTCTGCCAAAACTTTTGGTTACAAGCGAGCTGAAATTTTGGCCGCATTCGTCAACTCTAGCATCTTGATTGTAATAACCATTCTGATGATTATAGAGTCAATAAGAAGATTTAGAACTCCACAACACATCAATGGTACCTTGATGATGGTCGTTTCACTTATTGGCTTAATAGCCAACTTTATATCTATGGCAGCATTGTGGGGCGGTTCAAAAGATAATCTAAACATCAAGGCAACATTCTTGCACATGCTTTCTGACACTTTGTCATCAGTCGGCGTGGTTATTGCTTCAATCTTTGTTACTTTGTTTCAATGGTATTGGGTTGATCCATTTATTACTATTGTCATCGCCGTGTGGTTGTTAAAAGAAGCTTTTGACGTAGTTAAAGAGACAATTAACATCTTGATGGAAGCCAGTCCGGATATCGATCTAAATGAGGTTAAAAAGGCAGTATTGACTGTTCCTGATGTTGTAGGCATCCATCATATTCACGATTGGATGATCGATGAGAATTATATTATTTTTGATGCTCACATTAATGTTACGAAAAATTGTAATATGGATGAGCTCGAAAAAATTTATTCTCAAATAGAAAAAATTTTGAAAGATCAATTTAATGTATCTCATGTCACACTTCAGGCTGAATGTACTCGGGGCTTGAAAGAACCACTAATTTTTTAA
- a CDS encoding Lrp/AsnC family transcriptional regulator: MNDIDQKILNYLQANGRLSIKKLSEALFITAPAVSQRIKKLEENGYIKSYNANLDLTKIGLNIKAFIQLEVGPDRKPEFYKYIKAIPNVLECDCITGPYSMLLKTVFESTQDLDDLVTELHRFGSTNTQIVFSTPVQDRGYYIE, from the coding sequence ATGAATGATATAGACCAAAAGATATTAAACTACCTACAAGCTAACGGAAGATTGTCAATAAAAAAATTAAGTGAAGCCTTATTTATCACGGCTCCAGCTGTTTCTCAACGCATCAAAAAACTGGAAGAAAACGGATATATCAAGTCATATAATGCTAACCTAGATTTGACTAAAATCGGTTTAAATATCAAAGCATTTATCCAACTTGAAGTCGGACCTGACCGAAAACCTGAATTTTATAAATACATCAAAGCCATTCCTAACGTTTTGGAATGTGATTGTATCACTGGTCCTTATTCCATGTTGCTTAAAACTGTGTTTGAATCTACACAAGACCTAGATGATCTGGTTACAGAATTACACCGTTTTGGAAGTACAAACACACAAATCGTCTTTTCAACGCCAGTTCAAGACCGTGGATATTATATAGAGTAA
- a CDS encoding carboxymuconolactone decarboxylase family protein, with protein MSEGKDYQEFLKHAKENTSRLQKQTKAVGADYFKMHTDAMKDGALSQKEKELMALSIAISTRCEGCIVSHLAEAKASGASVQEVVETVNIAIMMSGGPAIVYGGIALEAAEQYYGADLK; from the coding sequence ATGAGTGAAGGAAAAGATTATCAAGAATTTTTAAAACATGCCAAGGAAAATACATCAAGATTACAAAAACAGACTAAAGCTGTAGGTGCAGATTATTTCAAAATGCATACTGATGCGATGAAAGACGGAGCATTGAGTCAAAAGGAAAAAGAATTGATGGCATTGTCGATTGCTATTTCAACGCGTTGTGAGGGATGTATTGTTAGTCATCTTGCTGAAGCTAAAGCATCAGGTGCCTCTGTTCAAGAAGTTGTTGAAACGGTTAATATCGCAATCATGATGAGTGGTGGCCCAGCAATTGTTTATGGTGGAATTGCTTTGGAAGCTGCTGAACAATATTATGGAGCTGATTTAAAGTAA
- a CDS encoding M13 family metallopeptidase, with protein MKIQSQFLKATMFAAVLLGATVTTQNVKADDTNTALKPEANTVSDTKQTTKVYNGFSSENNSDQSAQAASNQSADVNTDNSSTNSSIDSNKTTNKFKPQNNYYDYVNHQWIQDNNLLLTQKDAGTIISTQDAVNQAVKTKFYNYVNGTETTTDPNMIKAVNYYKSIANGLFQKPADYAINGQPDIMSEVNKIDSIADLSDLNSQLNDLLRAGVRLPFGIKVDIDQNNPELRAIYFYGDTPLLIGAGGTLADYNKESRDTIGGFLSTAGVDIQTVENIVKNTEKFDLLLFQNSSKTDRDISEMQDVTNVNGIYRTGNYAPEKYTDFSNISSYMNIDKFINTTFGVTPGYVFNMTPSFYENFDKIINPDNFQMIKSWMISNYVLDNASRLSALQVNFPTVQGETPTQFRDRYAYYLTLDTFGEVFSKYFGDVLISTETKNAVNNMTENILSAYQKEISDSSWLSEDGKKAALNKLNNITVNVAAPSDSYSYMKNVTADPRTTDPFKIALDVRNGSNYQPYADYQKPVDRTEWDTLSSLLTGAQYVPTKNAIYIGAGIIQDPFFDVNQSDSKNYGALGTVIGHELTHAFDSKGSLFDANGLLKTWLPASDQANLENKKEQMVKKYDNIVFDQVSLSGNLVVNEAMADNAGLQVSELALQQTGGENWKQFFENYAKANRQKYFISTTDSKAAELARINIGAADHAPFPVRVDVTLQNNEIFDKAYNVKPNDGMWIDPANRFDLWN; from the coding sequence ATGAAAATCCAAAGTCAATTTCTAAAAGCTACGATGTTCGCAGCCGTTTTGTTGGGTGCAACAGTCACGACTCAAAATGTTAAAGCAGATGATACAAATACTGCCTTAAAACCAGAGGCCAATACTGTCTCTGACACTAAACAAACTACAAAAGTTTACAATGGATTTTCGTCCGAAAATAACTCTGATCAATCAGCGCAAGCTGCTTCAAATCAGTCTGCGGATGTGAATACTGATAATTCCTCGACCAATTCGAGTATTGATTCTAATAAAACTACTAACAAATTTAAGCCACAAAATAATTATTATGATTATGTTAATCATCAGTGGATTCAAGACAATAATTTATTATTAACTCAAAAAGATGCTGGAACTATAATATCAACCCAGGATGCGGTTAATCAGGCAGTGAAAACAAAGTTTTATAACTATGTGAATGGTACTGAAACAACGACTGATCCAAACATGATTAAAGCTGTTAATTACTATAAGTCCATTGCTAACGGCTTGTTTCAAAAGCCAGCTGATTATGCTATAAATGGACAACCAGATATTATGAGTGAAGTTAATAAAATTGACAGTATTGCTGATTTATCAGATCTGAACAGTCAGTTGAATGATTTGCTTCGTGCAGGTGTTAGATTGCCTTTTGGAATAAAAGTTGATATTGATCAAAATAATCCTGAACTTCGTGCAATTTACTTTTATGGGGATACTCCATTATTAATTGGAGCAGGTGGGACCTTAGCTGATTATAATAAGGAGTCTAGAGATACAATCGGCGGTTTTTTGAGTACAGCTGGTGTGGATATTCAGACCGTTGAAAATATTGTTAAGAACACTGAAAAGTTTGATTTATTACTTTTCCAAAATTCATCAAAAACAGATCGCGATATAAGTGAAATGCAAGATGTCACGAATGTTAATGGTATTTATCGAACTGGAAACTATGCGCCTGAAAAGTATACTGACTTTTCAAATATCAGTAGTTATATGAATATTGATAAGTTCATTAATACAACATTTGGCGTCACACCAGGTTATGTGTTTAACATGACTCCAAGCTTTTATGAAAACTTTGATAAAATAATTAATCCTGATAATTTCCAAATGATTAAATCATGGATGATTTCAAATTATGTTTTAGACAATGCGTCACGTTTATCTGCATTACAAGTTAATTTTCCAACTGTTCAAGGTGAAACTCCAACACAGTTCCGTGACAGGTATGCTTACTACTTGACCCTTGATACCTTTGGGGAAGTGTTCAGCAAATATTTTGGGGATGTACTTATTAGTACTGAAACGAAGAATGCTGTTAACAATATGACAGAAAATATTTTGTCAGCATATCAGAAAGAAATTAGTGATAGCAGCTGGTTGAGTGAAGACGGCAAGAAGGCTGCTCTTAATAAATTGAACAATATTACAGTTAACGTAGCTGCTCCTTCAGATTCATATTCATACATGAAGAACGTTACTGCAGATCCAAGAACCACTGATCCGTTTAAAATTGCGTTAGACGTTAGAAATGGATCAAATTACCAACCATATGCAGATTATCAAAAACCAGTTGATAGGACTGAATGGGACACATTGTCAAGCCTTTTAACTGGAGCTCAATATGTTCCTACTAAGAATGCAATTTATATAGGTGCAGGAATTATTCAGGATCCATTTTTCGATGTGAATCAATCAGATTCTAAAAATTATGGTGCTTTGGGAACTGTAATTGGACACGAATTGACTCATGCGTTTGATTCAAAAGGTTCATTGTTTGATGCCAATGGTCTATTAAAAACTTGGTTACCAGCAAGTGATCAAGCAAATCTTGAAAATAAAAAAGAACAAATGGTCAAAAAATATGACAATATTGTATTCGATCAAGTCTCATTAAGCGGTAACTTAGTTGTAAATGAAGCTATGGCAGATAATGCGGGACTACAAGTATCTGAATTAGCGTTACAACAAACAGGTGGGGAAAACTGGAAACAATTTTTTGAGAATTATGCGAAAGCTAACAGACAAAAATATTTCATTTCAACAACCGATTCTAAAGCTGCTGAATTAGCTAGGATAAATATTGGCGCTGCGGATCACGCACCATTCCCAGTCCGTGTTGATGTAACTTTGCAAAACAATGAGATTTTTGACAAAGCATATAACGTTAAACCAAATGATGGTATGTGGATAGACCCTGCAAATAGATTTGATTTGTGGAATTAA
- a CDS encoding DUF5067 domain-containing protein, whose amino-acid sequence MDNQKPTMTRGQYRKQRTPFYKKAPFIITLVVILIAIIAGIIYWSVGNTHKKNAENNSNRVENVQSNKSTKKKNSGTKSAASQKVAKEDSKEKSDDKKTDKKKTYSNPGSYNNLDYKTDDFEFKIGNDVKLVKDSTGNSALLIQYTYTNKSKKNQIPQKVQYANMILKQNDKELVPTGGDGDYSELVSKSNMGEVIPGATFEGALLVQVPDANADVNMYFKNIQTGQYLNTMQPFKLS is encoded by the coding sequence ATGGACAATCAAAAGCCAACTATGACACGTGGCCAATATCGTAAACAGCGTACGCCTTTTTACAAAAAAGCTCCGTTCATAATCACACTTGTGGTCATCCTCATAGCTATTATAGCGGGTATAATTTATTGGAGTGTTGGAAACACTCATAAAAAAAATGCTGAAAACAATTCTAATCGAGTTGAAAATGTTCAATCGAATAAATCAACTAAGAAGAAGAATTCGGGTACCAAGTCAGCTGCCAGCCAAAAAGTAGCTAAAGAGGATTCAAAAGAGAAATCTGACGACAAAAAGACTGACAAAAAGAAAACATATAGCAATCCCGGTTCTTATAACAATCTGGATTACAAGACCGACGATTTTGAATTTAAAATCGGTAATGATGTAAAGCTTGTTAAAGATTCAACTGGTAATTCAGCTTTATTAATCCAATACACTTATACTAATAAGTCAAAGAAAAATCAGATTCCTCAAAAAGTTCAATACGCCAATATGATTCTGAAACAAAATGATAAAGAATTAGTTCCTACTGGTGGGGATGGAGATTATTCTGAACTCGTAAGTAAGTCAAACATGGGAGAAGTTATTCCTGGAGCTACTTTTGAAGGTGCACTATTGGTCCAAGTTCCTGATGCAAATGCAGATGTTAATATGTATTTCAAGAATATTCAAACTGGTCAATACCTCAACACTATGCAGCCATTTAAACTTTCTTAA
- a CDS encoding MarR family winged helix-turn-helix transcriptional regulator: MINEILNLLNIFISRDEKNDKEKQWAIQQTTSVELKKIISKMGTREFRIIGLFEINNEVSLKELPKSVGASQASTSRSATKLEKLNLVIKHKTEINNKEWLLSLTDLGKQILGIKQKLDDRNRTQLAEIVSDYSDEELARFTELLRRINKMDFNL, translated from the coding sequence ATGATAAATGAAATTTTAAATCTACTAAATATTTTTATCTCCAGGGATGAGAAAAATGATAAAGAAAAACAGTGGGCGATTCAACAAACTACTTCAGTTGAATTAAAGAAAATAATTTCTAAAATGGGCACTCGTGAATTCAGAATAATTGGTCTGTTTGAGATTAATAATGAAGTCTCGTTAAAAGAGCTACCAAAGTCGGTAGGGGCGTCTCAAGCATCAACATCACGGAGTGCAACAAAGCTGGAAAAGCTTAATCTAGTCATCAAACATAAAACTGAAATTAATAACAAAGAATGGCTACTTAGTTTAACTGACCTTGGAAAACAAATTCTCGGAATTAAACAGAAACTTGATGATAGAAACCGAACTCAACTGGCTGAGATTGTTTCTGATTATTCTGATGAAGAATTAGCTCGTTTTACTGAATTATTACGGAGAATAAATAAGATGGATTTTAATTTGTAG
- a CDS encoding NADPH-dependent FMN reductase gives MKNIGLIIGTNRPNRIGKHIGDWISKQFNSKTLNLQVIDLETENLPFLDEPNIPAEHNYMQEHTKQWSEKISKLDGIIILYPQYNWGYPAVLKNALDYLHTEWAGMPVSTIVYGSHGGFQAQIALNLVLRGLRMNVLSTNLGLTIDTKNFDISELEEYSADVSTIQSEFERLLN, from the coding sequence ATGAAAAACATTGGATTAATTATTGGGACAAACCGACCCAATCGGATCGGAAAGCACATTGGTGATTGGATCAGCAAGCAGTTCAATTCGAAAACTTTAAATTTGCAGGTTATTGATCTGGAAACTGAAAATTTACCATTTCTCGATGAACCAAATATTCCGGCAGAACATAATTATATGCAAGAGCACACAAAGCAATGGTCAGAGAAAATTTCGAAGTTGGACGGAATTATCATTTTATATCCACAATACAATTGGGGTTATCCGGCAGTTCTAAAAAATGCACTCGACTATTTACATACAGAATGGGCAGGAATGCCAGTATCAACCATAGTTTATGGATCACATGGTGGGTTTCAAGCTCAAATCGCCTTAAATCTTGTATTACGTGGATTACGCATGAATGTACTAAGTACAAATTTGGGGTTGACTATCGATACAAAAAACTTCGACATTTCTGAACTTGAAGAATACTCTGCAGATGTTTCTACAATTCAATCAGAATTCGAACGACTATTAAATTAA